GGCCTGATGCTCGTTTTCCACCAGCTCAAAGGTCATGGCTACCCCCCTAATCCCAGGAATTTTTTGAGTCTCCGGAGAAGCCCCGCCTCCTCCGAGGGCTCCTCCGGGGGAAGGTCTAGATAGCGAGCGGCATAAAGAAAAAGCCCCACGGCAGTGGCCAGCCGGGGATGATTGACCTCCTCGGAAAGGCCGGAAAGCCTCGCGGGATAGCCTACCCGCACCGGAAGCTCCAGGATCTGCTCCGCCAGCTCCGGAAGGCCGGAAAGGAGCGAAGAGCCCCCGGTAAACACTACGCCCGAAGATAGCCGACGCTTGTAGCCCGAATGTTCCAGGTTGGTATTGATGATTTCCAGGAGTTCCTGGACCCGGGGCTCCAAAATCTCGGCCAGCACCCTGCGGGAAAGCCGCCGCGGGGCCCGATCCCCAAGAGAGGGGACCTCTATCTCCTCGTCCGGAGAGACCAGCTCCGGAAGACAGACCCCATATTTTTCTTTAAGGATTTCGGCCTCCCGACGAGGGGTCCGCAGACCCACGGTGAGATCCGTAGTGAGAAGGTCTCCGCCCACCGGGATGGAGGAGGTGTAGCGCAGGGACCCTTCCAGAAAGACTGCTAGATCCGTAGTCCCGCCCCCGAAGTCGATAAGGGCCACCCCCAATTCCTTTTCCTCCTCGGTGAGCACCGCCTCCGCGGAGGCCAACACCTGAAGCACCACCCCGAAAACGGAAAGCCCTGCGGTCTCGATGGTCTTGACCAGGTTCTGCACCGCCGACCCCGAGGCCTTGACCAGAAGGGCCTTGACCTCAAGCCGTACCCCGGTCATCCCCAAGGGCTGAAGGATCCCGGTCTGATGATCCACACTGTATTCCTGGGGAAGGACGTGGAGGATGATCCGGTCCGGGGGGAGGGTCACCGCCCGAGCGGCCTCCAGCACCCGCTCCACCTCTTCTTCCCGCACCTCGCCCTCCTTAAGGGCAATCACCCCGGTGCTGAGCTGGCTTTCGATGTGGGAGCCCGCCACCCCGGTGATCACCCCGGAGACCTCCTCGTAGGCCTGGGCCTCGGCCTCGCGCCGGGCCTCGCGAATCCCCCGGGCGGCCTCTTCGATGTTCACGATAAGCCCCTTGCGCAAACCTTGGGCGGGAACCATCCCCAACCCCAGGGCCGCAAGCGTGGAATCCTTCTTCTCTCCCAGGAGAAAACAGATCTTGCTGGTTCCCACATCCAGGGCTCCGATAAGGCGCCGGGTGCTCATTTTCCCTCCCGATAGGCCACCAGGGCCCGCCCCTCGGGATAATCCAGGCGCACCAGACGGGCCCGGTGCAGAAGTCTTTCGTCGTAGAGATAGCTCATCACCCGATCGAGCCTGCGGTAGGCCTCCTTGAGCGAGGAAAAATCCCCGGGCTCAAAACGAATCTTGAGCCCCTCACGGGTGTAGACCAGGATGCGGTCCGGGGCGAGATAGATTTGAGAGAGACTCTCGTAACAGGGAAGGTAGCGGTCGGTGCGGTCCAACCAGGAAAGGAGCCGGAAAAAGGAGGCCTCTTTCTGGAGAAGCTCCGAAGAGGCGTAACTTACCACCGGATAGTGAAAGAGGGCCTCGTTGGGGGCCTCGGCAAAGGCCTCCCCCTTTTCGTTGAGGTAATAAAGCTTTTCCTTGATCTTCGTAAGGGCCACGGGCCTTTCCTCTCGGATCCTCACCACCAGGGTGTGCGGAAGATCCCGAGAGACCTGGGCCCGGGCCACCCAGGGGTGGGCCTCGAGGGTCCGCCGCAGGGCCTCAAGATCGAGGACAAAGAGATTCTCCCCCGGGGCAGCCGGAAGGAGGGCTCGCACTTCGGCCTCGGAAAGACGCTTGAGGCCTTCTATACGCACCGTCTCCAGCCGGAAGACGGAAAGATGGGGAAGAAGCCGCCAGAGCCCTACCCCGGAAAGCCCCACCGAAATAAGGGCCAGGATCAACATAAAAGCCTTAAGTCTCGGCAACGATCCTCACCTCCGGCTCGAGTTCCACCCCGAAGCGGGCCTGCACCCGCTCCCGGGCCTCCTCCATGAGGGCCCGGATGTCCTCGGCCCGGGCCCGACCCAGATTCAGGATGAAGTTGGCGTGTTTGGAGCTGATCATGGCCTCTCCCCGACGGAATCCCTTGAGACCGGCCGCCTCCAGAAGTTCTCCCGCCGCAGGGCCCTCCGGGGGGTTCTTGAAGGCGCAACCGAAAGAGGGTCTCCCCAAGGGCTGGGTAGCCCGGCGGCGGGCTAGAAAATCCCTCACCCGGGCCCGCACCTCCTCCGGGTCCCGGGGCCGAAGCCTCAGTCGGGCCGAAAGGACCACCCCCGAAGGCCCCCGAAAGGTCCGGTAGCCGAAAAGGTCCTTCCCGGAATATTCCCGCAGGCCCTCCGGGGTGAGCATGGTCACGGATTCCACCAGGTCCCCGAACTCCTCTCCGAAGGCCCCGGCGTTCATCATTATGGCCCCGCCTACCGTGGCCGGGACCCCGGCCAGAAACTCTGTGCCGGAAAAACCCCGTTTAAGCCCGTAGGCCGTAAGCACCGCCACCGGGGTCCCGCACATGACCCCCAAGTGCCCGGAAGAAAGCTCCACCACCCCCTTGAGGCCCCGGAGATTGACCACCACCCCTCGAAAACCCGCATCCGCAAAGAGGACCTTGCTCCCTCCGGAAAGCCAGAAGATCCTTAAGCCTTGGCGCCGGGAAAACTCCCAGAGTTCGAGTACTTCCTCTAGGGTCTCGGGATAGGCCATAAGGTCCGCCGGGCCTCCCACCCGCACCGTGGTATACCGCCAAAGCGGCTCTTCCAGCCGGACCTTAAGCCCTTTCTTTTTCAGGTCGCGCGAGAGGGCCTTCATCCCACCACTTTTTCCTTTCGGGAAGGACTAATTTGGCGGACCAAGGCTTCCCCCAACTGATAGACATCCCCAGCCCCCAGGGTAAGGAGCAGATCCCCGGGAGAGAGAAAGAATTCCACCTGGGCCCGAAGGGTCTCGAGATCCGGGGCAAAAAGGGTGGGTTTTCCTCCCCGCACCCTCCGGACCGCCTGAAAGAATTTCTCTCCCGAGACCCCGGGGAGGGGGCTTTCGGCCGCGGGATAGATTTCCGTAAGAAAGAGCACCTCCGGCTCGGCCAGAACCCGGACAAATTCCTGCCAGAGGGCCCGGGTGCGGCTGTAACGATGGGGCTGGAATACGGCCAGCAGTCGCCTTTCCGGGTGAAGGGCCCTTATCGCCGCCAAAGTGGCCGCAATTTCCCGGGGATGGTGGGCATAGTCGTCGTAAATAAAGGCCCCGAGGACCTCTCCCTTAAACTCTAACCTCCGGCCCACCCCGGAAAAGCCCGAAAGGGCGGAAAGAATGACCGCACTCGGGAGCCCCAGCGTAAGCCCTACGGCCACCGCGGCCAGGGCGTTTTCCGCATTGTGTCGGCCCGGAACCCGGAGGGAGAACTCCCCCAGGGCCTGGCCCCTCCACCAGACCCGCACCCGCGGAAGCGGGGCCTCCGCCAGGATCTCCCCCCGCACCTCGGCCCCCTCGGAAAAGCCGTAGGTCACCAAGCGCCCGGAAAGCTCGGGCAGAATGGTCCTTACCCCGGGATCGTCCCCACAGACCACCAGGGCCCCCTCCGGAGAGACCCGGCGGGCGAACTTCACAAAGGCCCGCTTCACCGCCCGGAAGTCGGCGTAAAAATCCAGGTGCTCCCGATCCACATTGGTGATAACCGCAAGATAGGGTTGAAGATAGAGAAAGGAGCCGTCGCTTTCGTCGGTCTCGGCCACCAGATATTCCCCTCGGCCGAGCCGGGCGTTGGAACCAAAGCAATTGACCCGCCCGCCAATAATTACCGTGGGCTCCAGCCCGGCCACGGCCAGCATCTCCGCAATCATCGAAGAGGTGGTGGTTTTGCCGTGGGCCCCGGCCACGGCAATACTCCGGGGGTACCAGCCCATGATCTCCGCCAGCATCTCCGCCCGCGGCCAGACCTTGAGCCCCTGCCTGCGGGCCGCCTGAATCTCCGGATGATCCGGCCTTATGGCCGAGGAATAGACCAGGATCTCCGTCCCTTCCAGATGGGCCGGATCGTGCCCCTGCCACACCGGAATCCCCTCCCGCTCGAGGGAGCGGGTGGTCTCCGAGACCCGCAGATCACAGCCTGTGACCCGGGCCCCGAGGGCCGCAAGGAGCCGGGCCAGCCCGCTCATGCCTACCCCACCGATACCCATGAAATGAAAGACACGTCCCTCAAGCATGGACCAAGGCCTCCATCTCTTCGATGATGGTCTCCGTGGCCCCGGGGCGGAAAAGTTCCCGGGCCCGGCGGCCCATCTCCGAAAGCTTTGCGGGCCGCAGGAGAAGATCCCCCACCGTCTCCACAAAGATCTCCGGAGAAAGTTCAGCCTCCTGAAAGAGGAGCCCTCCCCCACGTTCCACCACCGTCCGGGCATTGGCCTCCTGGTGGCGGTGAGTGGCGTAGGGATAGGGGATATAAAGGGCCGGTTTCCCCAAGGCACAGAGTTCGGCCACCGTAGAGGCCCCGGCCCGGGTGACCACCAGATCGGCCTGAGCGTAAGCCCAGGCCATGTCCCGAATAAAAGCCCGCACCTCCACGGGAAGGCCCTTTTTCCGGTAGGCCTCCTTGACCCAACCAAAGTCCCTCTCTCCGGTCTGATGCAGGAGATAGAGGTCCGGAAGCCGACGATAGAGTTCGGGGGCGGTCTCCACCAGAAGGCGGTTCAGGGTCCGGGCCCCCTGGCTGCCCCCGAGGACCAGAAGTCCCGGTCCTGAATGTTCCCGGGGTCTTTCTTCAAGGAGGGAGGCCCGCACCGGGGTGCCGGAGACCCGCACCTTGGCGGAGGGAAAATGTTCTCGGGTGTCGGGATAAGTGACAAAGATCCGCTGGACCAGGTGTCCCAGGAGGCGATTGGCCAGCCCGGGCACGGCGTTGGGTTCGTGAAGCCCCAAGGGGAGTCTCAGGAGAAACCCGGCCCCCAGCGCGGGAACAGAAGCGTAGCCCCCGGTGCCGAAGACCACCTCCGCCGACCACCTCCGCAGGATCCGTAAGGCCTGGAGGACCCCCCAGAGGAGCCTGGCCAGGGCCCGGGTTTTTCCCCAGAGCCCCCGTCCCAGAAAGCCCTCCCCGGAGATGGTGGCCACGGGATAGGGCACCCCGGAAAGGGCCAGGGCCTCCACCCGACGACCGCAGCCCAAGATCATCACCTCCCGCCCCCGGGCCACCAGGGCCTCGGCCAGGGCCAGGGCCGGAAAGAGATGCCCCCCGGTGCCTCCTCCTGCAATCACCCAGCGCATCAGTGATAGACCTCCGGTGAGGGTTCCTCCCGGGCCAGGACCTTGGGGGCGTAGGCCAGGACCAGGTCCCGAAAGACCTCGCCCCGCTCTTCATAACTTTCAAACTGGTCAAAGCTGGCCGCCGCCGGAGAGAGAAGGACCGTGTCTCCGGGACGGGCCTCCTGCAGGGCCAGGGCCAGGGCCTCGGCCAGCCCCTCGGCCAGCCGCATCTCCGTAGCCCCGGAAAGTTCCTCGGCCATCACCCCCCGAGAGGCCCCCATGAGAATGAGAAGCCGCACCTTGCGTCGTATAAGCTCGTAAAGGGGCCGGTAGGAGGCCCCCTTGTGGAGCCCTCCCAGGATAAGGACGATGGGCTCCGAGAGGCTCTCCAGGGCCACCCGGGTAGCGTCCACATTGGTGGCCTTGGAATCGTTCACGAAATAGACCCCCCCGAAAGAGCCCACAAACTCCAGCCGGTGCGGGAAACCCACAAAAGAGCGCACGGCCTTTTGCACGGCCTCCGGGGAGGCCCCCACGGTCCGCGCCAGGGCTGCGGCCACGGCAAAATTCAGACGATTATGGCGCCCTAGCAGACGAAAACCCGCAAAGCTGTAAACTTCTTCCTCCCCGAAGATCCGTAGCCGAAAGTCCCGCTCGCCCACCTCCACGGGCAGCCCCGGAAAATCTCCGAAAAAAAGGAGGCTCCCCCGGAAGTCCGGACACTCCCGGAGGAGCAGCTCTCCCCCGGCCCCGGAAAGGCCGGGATGGGGCAGAAGACCCACACCCTCCCCGGGAAGATTCTGGAAAACCCGAGCCTTGGCTCGGGCGTAGGCCCCAAGATCTCCATAGCGTTCCAGGTGATCCGGGGTAAGATTCAGGATGGCCGCGGCCTGAGGGGCAAAGGCCTCCACGGTCTCCAACTGAAAGCTCGAGACCTCAAGCACCAGGCGTTCCGCAGGCTCTCCGGACAGGACATATTCCGCCAGGGGGATACCGTAATTGCCCCCGGCAAAGACCTTAAAGCCCGAAAGACGCAGGATATCGGCCACCATGGCCGTAGTGGTGGTCTTCCCGTTGGTTCCGGTGACGGCCACAAGGGGGGGCCTCCGGCGCAGGGCCCGAAAGGCAAACTCCAGCTCCCCCCAAACGGGAAGGCCTTTCTTTTGCGCGGATTCATAAACCGCAGGGGGGACCCCCGGACTGACCACCACCAGGTCTGCAGAAAGCAGAGTCTCGGCCCGATGTCCTCCGGTCTCAAAGCGCACCCCTCGCTCCAGGAGGGCGTAATAGTCTCCCGGAGGGAGATCTTCGGCCCGGCGATTTTCGGAGACCACCACTTCGGCCCCCAGGACCGCGGCCAGGCGGGCGGCCGCCCGCCCGGAGCGCCCAAAACCGACAATGACCACTCTGGCTCCCCTCAGATCCACGGTCTCCTCACCTCAATTTCAGGGTGGAAAGGGCCAGGATCCCGCAGATCACGGAAAAGATCCAGAACCTTACCACCACCTTATTTTCCGGCCAGCCGCTAAGCTCAAAGTGATGGTGAAGGGGGGCCATGCGGAAGATCCGGCGCCCCCCGGTAAGCCGGAAATAGCCCACCTGCAGGATGACCGAGAGGGCCTCGGCCACAAAGACCCCCCCGGCAATCACCAGAAGGATCTCCTGCTTGACCATCACCGCCACCGCCCCTACCGCGGCCCCGAGCCCCAGAGAACCCACATCCCCCATAAAGACCTCGGCCGGATGGGCGTTGTACCAGAGAAAGCCCATCCCGCCCCCTACCAGAGCCCCGCAAAAGACCGCCAGTTCCCCCACCCCCGGCACATAGGGAATCTGTAAATAGTGGGCGAACTTTACGTGTCCGGCCAGATAGGCCAGAAGCCCGTAGACCCCGACCACCACCATGAAGGGTACAATGGCCAGCCCATCAAGCCCATCGGTAAGATTCATAGCATTGGAGGTCCCCACCACCACCAGATAGAGGAAGGGCAGATAGAGAAACCCCAGTTGCGGACGCAACTCCTTGAAAAAGGGAAAAGTAAGGCGGTCGTCAAAATGGAGCCCGTGAAAGAGCACCCCCCAGAAGGCCAGGGTAAAGAGGGCCTGAAAGAAAAGCTTTTCCCGGGCCCGAAGGCCCAGATTCTTTCCTCGAGAAAGTTTGAGCCAATCGTCCACCAGGCCCAGGGCCCCGAAGGAGACCAGGACCCCGAGGGCCAGCCACACATAAGGGTTGGCCAGATTAGCCCACAGGAGGGTGGAGAGCACCACCGCCCCGATGACCACCGCCCCGCCCATGGTGGGGGTGCCGGCCTTCACCTGGTGTCTTTCCGGCCCCTCCTCCCGGATGACCTGTCCCAGGCGCCGGCCCTTCATATAGGCAATAAAAGAAGGCATGAAAAAGTAGACCAGAAGTCCCGCGGTAAGGGTAGCGTAAAAGGTGCGGAAGGTGATGTAGCGGAAGACATTAAAGACCGAAAACCAGTCGTGTAAAGGATAGAGCAGGTGATAAAACACCTCTAAGGCTCCTCCTTGAGTTTCTGCACTACCCGTTCCAGGCCCACCGCCCGGGAGCCTTTGACGAGCACGGCCGCCCCTTCGGGAATCTCCAGATCGGAAAGGAGCTCCTCCACCGAGGGATAGGCTCGCCCCCGGGCCCCCATCCTCTCCGCCTCCCGGGCCACCACCGGGGCCATCTCTCCTACGGCCAGCACCCGGTGACAGAGTCTTCCGGCCAGACGCCCCACACTCTCATGGAAGGCCTCGGCCTCCGGCCCGAGCTCCCGCATGTCTCCCAGGATGGCCACCCGTTCCCGAAACCTCTGTCCGATCTCCCAGAAGACCCGCAGGGCCTCGTAGACCGAGCCCGGGTTGGCGTTGTAAGAGTCGTCAAGGAGAAAATAGCGCCCGGTGGAGAGGGGAAAGAGGCGACCCGGAAGGGGAGAAAGCTCGGAAAGCGCCGAAAGGGCCTCTTCCGGGGGCACCCCATAGAGAAGCCCTGCGGCCACCGCGGCCAGGGCATTGCGCACAAAATGCTCCCCTAGGAAACGAAGACGCCCCTCCCCCAGCCGGCGCCCCTCTACTAAGAGGGCAAATTCCGTTCCCTCCGGGCTGATCCGCACATCCTCGGCCCGCACCTCGGCCTCCATATGAAGTCCATAAGTAATCCTTTCATGGGGAAGGTCCTGGGCCCGACGAAAGATCTCCTCCTCGTCGCGGTTTACGATCAGCCGGGCTCCGGCCGGAAGCCTTTGATAAAGCTGGAATTTTTCGGAAAGTACGCCCTCCATAGAGCCCAGACCCTCCAGATGGGCCGGACGCACGTTGGTGAGAAGGGCGGCCTCCGGCTCCAGGATCTCCACCAGCCGGGCCATCTCCCCCGGAAGGCTTATGCCCAGCTCAAAGACTCCGAAGCGCACCTCCTCCGGCACGGAAAGCACGGAAAGGGGTAGGCCCACCAGGTTGTTATAGTTTCCGGGATTGCGGAAAACCGGGTAGCGCCGGGAGAGCACCGCGGCGCACATCTCCTTGGTGGTGGTCTTCCCGCAGGAACCACTTATGGCCAAGGCCCAGAACCCCCGACGGCGCTTAAAGGCCCGGGCCAGATCTCCCAGGGCCTGCAGGGTGTCCCGCACCAGGATCACCGAGACCGTCTTGGGGACCTCCTCAAGGCGCATCTCCCGGGGAAGCCTTGAAAGAAGAAGCCCTTTGGCCCCCCGTTTAAGGGCCTCCCGCCAAAAGTCGTGTCCGTCATAACGCGGCCCCTTGAGGGCCACAAAAAGCTCTCCGGGGCGCAGGGTGCGGGTGTCGGTGGAGACCCCGGAAAAGACGATCCCCATGTCCCCCCCTACCAGGGTCCCCTGGGTGGCCCGGATCACCTCTTCGGTATCAAGAAAGTTCCCCGACAATCCTTTTCACCTCCTCGGCATCAGAAAAGGGAAGACGCCTTCCGGCGATCTCCTGATAGTCTTCGTGCCCCTTTCCGGCCACCAAAAGAATGTCGCCAGCGGTAAGCTCCGCGATGGCCTCCCGCAGGGCCTGGCGGCGGTCGAGAATCACCCGCACCCGGGTGCCATTCACCCCCCGCAGGATTTCCCGCACGATGGTCTGCGGATCCTCGAAACGGGGATTGTCCGAAGTAAGATAGAGGGCATCAGCCAGGGCCGAGGCCACCTGCCCCATAAGGGGGCGCTTTCCCCGATCCCGGTTGCCTCCACAGCCAAAAAGACAGAGGAGTCTGCGGGGGGCCAGGGCCCGCAGACTCTTAAGGGCCGCAGCCAGGGCCTCCGGGGTATGGGCATAGTCCACAAAAATGCGGGCCCCCCGGGCTTCAGCTACCGGCTCCAGCCTTCCGGGAGGGGCCTTAGCCTCGGTGAGGGCCTCCGCCGCTTCCCGGGCGGAAAAACCCAGCCCCCGCAACACCGCCCAGGCACAGAGAAGGTTCTCCTGCTGAAAATCCCCGAAAAGCCGGGTCTGGAGCTCAAATTCGCCCTCAGGCTCCCTCACCCGAAGGACCAACCCTTGATCCCGGCTCAGGATCTCCGCCTGAAAGGCCTCTCCCACCCTGAAAATCCGGAGCCCGGAAAGCTCCTCGGCCAGCCTGCGCCCCCAGGGATCGGCCACATTGACCACGGCAAACCCTTCCGGGGAAAGATGTTCCCCAAAGAGCCGGCGCTTGGCCTGAAAATAGGCCTCAAGATGGGGATGATAATCCAGATGGTCCCGGGAGAGATTGGTAAAAACACCTCCCTCAAAGGAGAGTCCGGTCACCCTTCGCTGATCCAGGGCGTGAGAGGAGACCTCCAGAACGGCCACCGAAACCCCCGAACGGACCATCTCCGCCAGGAGAGCATAAAGGCGGGGAAGACCCGGGGTGGTCTCCTGGGCCCTTTCCACCCGGCCCCCGGTGTCGTAAAGCAGGGTCCCTATCAGGCCCGCCGGCCGACCCAGGCGAAGCAGCGCTTCCCGCAGCATCCAGGTTACGGAACTCTTGCCATTGGTCCCGGTAACCCCTATCAAACGCAGCCTCTTCTCCGGGGCCCCATAAAAATTGGAAAGGATGCGGGCCAAACTGGAAACGGAGTCCTTTACCAGAACCTGAGGCACGGGAAGGTCCGGGTCCAATCGATCCATACGCACCACCGCCGCCGCCCCGGAGGTCACGGCCTGGCGGAGGTAACGGTGCCCATCTTCCCGGGTGCCCGGGCGGGCCACAAAAAGGGCTCCCGGGCGCACCCGCCGGGAATTATCCACCACGGCGGTGATCTCCACCGCCGGATCCCCCAAAAGCCCCGCCACCTCCACTCCGGAAAGAAGTTCCTCAAGTCTCATCGCGCAACACCAACCGACACCGTTTGACCCGGGACCAGGGGGTGCCGGGAGCAGGCCACTGCTGGATCACCCGACCGAATCCTCGAAACTCCACCTCTACTCCGTGGGGTTGAAGGACCTCTAGGGCCGCCCGCAGGCTGACCCCCCGCAGATCCGGAAACCCCTCTTCCTCCGGCATAAGCCTCTTTTCTCCCCAAAAGTCCTCCAGTTGGGCCACAAGGCCCCGGGGAACCTGGGCCGTGGGCGCTCCTTCCCCCAGGAGGAGAAGCGCCCCCCTGGGGGCCTTTTCAGGGATAAGCTTTACCCGGAGCCAGCGCCCCTTTTCCTGATAAGTATACTCCTTTTCGTGAATTTTTCCCGGAGCCGGACAGACCAGGACCCCGGGGTTGGTTCTTCTCAGGAGATGCCACTGCGGGGGACGACCACAGAGATGGGCCGCTAAGGCTCGGGCCAGCTGAAGAGGGGTGGCCAGGGCTTCCCCGCCCGGCCAATAGCTCCCCAGGGCCTCCGGGAGCTCAAGGCCCGTGGCCCTTCCAAAGACCCCGGCCCCCGAGGAGGGCCTTACCCGAAAAAGACTGTGCAAAAAGACTCCCTTCCTTCCGGGCACCAAGGCCAAGACCTCTCCCCGGGCCAAATCCAGCACTGCCCCACCCAAAAGTCCCTCGGCCCGAACCGCCCGGTAAAGACTTTCTTGGAGATCCCAGGAAAGGGTAAGGCGGGTGCGCCGGCCTTCAAGGTCGGCCCGATGGAAAAGCTCCGGAAGAATCCCCTCAAAGGCCGCCCCTCCCAGAAGTCTGGGCCGGGAATATTCTTCGACCAGAACTCCCGAGATCCCCTGAAGACTTCGGGCCTCCTTCGGAGAAAGGTCCACGGCTACCAGAAGGGGCGGGGGTCCGGAGAGAGGTCGGTGCACATAGGGCTTGAGCCTAGAGGGAAGGGGACCCGAGCGCAGATAATAGACCCGAGCCCTTTTTTCCATCCGGAAAAGGACCCGGCCCTCCCGATCCAGAACCTCCGTGCGCTCCAGGAAGGGGGCCTCGGCCTTTCCGGCCCCGGTGAGGGGGCGCATCAAGGCCCCGGCCAAAATCAAAAAAAAGATCGGGCCCAAGAGAAGCCAGACCTTCTTCACGGGAGCCTCACCATTTCCTTTTCCGTGGGTTTATGGAGCCCCAGGGGGGCCACCTTTTGCCGCACCACCTCTTCGGCGGTCAAGGCCTCCCAGGTCTTAAGAAGCCGGGCCCGATGCGCCTCT
This portion of the Thermosulfurimonas marina genome encodes:
- a CDS encoding PASTA domain-containing protein, with the protein product MKKVWLLLGPIFFLILAGALMRPLTGAGKAEAPFLERTEVLDREGRVLFRMEKRARVYYLRSGPLPSRLKPYVHRPLSGPPPLLVAVDLSPKEARSLQGISGVLVEEYSRPRLLGGAAFEGILPELFHRADLEGRRTRLTLSWDLQESLYRAVRAEGLLGGAVLDLARGEVLALVPGRKGVFLHSLFRVRPSSGAGVFGRATGLELPEALGSYWPGGEALATPLQLARALAAHLCGRPPQWHLLRRTNPGVLVCPAPGKIHEKEYTYQEKGRWLRVKLIPEKAPRGALLLLGEGAPTAQVPRGLVAQLEDFWGEKRLMPEEEGFPDLRGVSLRAALEVLQPHGVEVEFRGFGRVIQQWPAPGTPWSRVKRCRLVLRDET
- a CDS encoding UDP-N-acetylmuramoyl-L-alanyl-D-glutamate--2,6-diaminopimelate ligase yields the protein MRLEELLSGVEVAGLLGDPAVEITAVVDNSRRVRPGALFVARPGTREDGHRYLRQAVTSGAAAVVRMDRLDPDLPVPQVLVKDSVSSLARILSNFYGAPEKRLRLIGVTGTNGKSSVTWMLREALLRLGRPAGLIGTLLYDTGGRVERAQETTPGLPRLYALLAEMVRSGVSVAVLEVSSHALDQRRVTGLSFEGGVFTNLSRDHLDYHPHLEAYFQAKRRLFGEHLSPEGFAVVNVADPWGRRLAEELSGLRIFRVGEAFQAEILSRDQGLVLRVREPEGEFELQTRLFGDFQQENLLCAWAVLRGLGFSAREAAEALTEAKAPPGRLEPVAEARGARIFVDYAHTPEALAAALKSLRALAPRRLLCLFGCGGNRDRGKRPLMGQVASALADALYLTSDNPRFEDPQTIVREILRGVNGTRVRVILDRRQALREAIAELTAGDILLVAGKGHEDYQEIAGRRLPFSDAEEVKRIVGELS